The Triticum aestivum cultivar Chinese Spring chromosome 3A, IWGSC CS RefSeq v2.1, whole genome shotgun sequence genome includes a region encoding these proteins:
- the LOC123058163 gene encoding uncharacterized protein: MAPPSSSGHSRLRANRACVGDGSCSATESTVHVPDGESSWRDWASLSFGPAWVIADRVLAGDVAQYVRFRAVCTAWRGCTADPSGDALDRRFHPRCWVKLQDVVTGGKRPRYRYSRFLNMATREQIRMTIRGLDGRGGRLRITCTARSWACSSW, from the exons ATGGCACCGCCATCGTCGAGCGGGCATAGCCGCCTCCGCGCGAACCGCGCCTGCGTCGGTGATGGTTCGTGCTCCGCGACAGAGTCGACGGTGCATGTCCCCGACGGTGAATCGAGCTG GAGGGACTGGGCGAGCCTGTCCTTCGGGCCGGCGTGGGTGATCGCGGACCGCGTGCTCGCCGGAGACGTCGCCCAGTACGTGCGCTTCCGCGCGGTGTGcaccgcgtggcggggatgcaccGCGGACCCGAGCGGCGACGCCCTGGACCGCCGGTTCCACCCGCGCTGCTGGGTCAAGCTCCAGGACGTGGTCACCGGCGGCAAGCGGCCTCGCTACCGCTACAGCCGCTTCCTGAACATGGCCACCCGCGAGCAGATCCGGATGACAATCCGGGGGCTGGACGGCCGCGGCGGCCGACTACGCATCACCTGCACTGCACGTTCGTGGGCCTGCTCGTCCTGGTAA